The genomic region CCTGCTTCTTGTAACCTTCGCTGCGGTAGTCGGTCTTGTAGAATCCCGATCCCTTGAACATGATCGCGGCCCCCATGCCGATCAGCCGCCGCAGCTTCTGCTTTCCACACTTGGGACATTTCCGCTTGACCGGCGCCATCATCGATTGGAACAACTCAAACTTGTGGTCGCACGCATCGCAGACGTAATCGTAAGTAGGCATGAGAGGGGCGAGGGACTAGGTGCGAGGGGCGAGGGAAAAAACTTCGCCTTTGGCGGCGACCGACGCGCGGATCGGCGATTGGGCCGGAAGCAATATGAACATATTCATTGCAGTTGACCTCTGGATAGCGATTGCGCGTCCCCTAGTCCCTCGCCTCTCGCCCCTCGCCCCTTTTCGAAACGATCACCTGCGCGGGGCGGACGATCCGATCGTGCAGCTCGAGGCCGGGGCGAGTGACGCCGAGCACGGTGTGCTCCGGGTGCTCTTCGCTCGGTTGCTGCAAGATCGCTTCATGACGGTTCGGGTCGAACGGCTCGCCAACGACGGCGCCGGCGGTAATCAGCTTGGCATGGTGTTGGGGGAAAACGGTCTCGAACTGTTGCAGCATCATTTTGAGCCCTTCGAGCAATTTGGCGGCGTCGGCCTTCTTTTCAGCCGCCTCGATCGCCCGGCTCACGTTATCGACGATCGGCAACAGATCACGCAGTAGATTGATCTCGGCATAGCGCCGCTCGTCCTCCAGCTCGCGCCGCGCCCGCTTGCGATAGTTTTCCAATTCCGCTTGAGTGCGGAGCAGCTTGTCTTGCGCTTCGGCCAGCCGCGACCGCACGGACTGGGATTCGGCGAGCGGATCTGCGACTTGAGCGCCCACGCCGGCGCCCTCTTGTTGGCTCTGCGTCGGATCCGGCTGGCGATCAACGTCCTCGGCGCCTCTTGGTATGTCGTTCTCTGCCATGACTATTTCTCTTTCTGCCCTGTCTCTTCCTCGGAAACAAAATACTGCTTGAGCTTTTCGAAGAACCGCTTGCGATGCGGGCTGACGTGCGTTCGCTCCTCGGCCGCCAGATCGCGGAGCAGCGTTTCCTGACGTGTCGTGAGGTGCTTCGGCACTTCGATATTCACTTCCACCAGCAAATTGCCGCGGACGCGGCGTCGCGGGTCCGGCATGCCGCGGCCACGGAGTTTGAAGACCTCGCCCGGCTGAGTGCCGGCCGGGACCTCGAGCGGCTCGCGGCCTTCGAGCGTCGGCACTTCGACCGTCGCACCCAGGG from Pirellulales bacterium harbors:
- a CDS encoding nucleotide exchange factor GrpE, encoding MAENDIPRGAEDVDRQPDPTQSQQEGAGVGAQVADPLAESQSVRSRLAEAQDKLLRTQAELENYRKRARRELEDERRYAEINLLRDLLPIVDNVSRAIEAAEKKADAAKLLEGLKMMLQQFETVFPQHHAKLITAGAVVGEPFDPNRHEAILQQPSEEHPEHTVLGVTRPGLELHDRIVRPAQVIVSKRGEGREARD
- a CDS encoding zinc ribbon domain-containing protein; this translates as MPTYDYVCDACDHKFELFQSMMAPVKRKCPKCGKQKLRRLIGMGAAIMFKGSGFYKTDYRSEGYKKQAAADKPSDSTESKPSGEESKSSAAADTKPSGGSESKAETSKPRKKK